A genomic window from Erythrobacter sp. BLCC-B19 includes:
- a CDS encoding PadR family transcriptional regulator has protein sequence MTWNRYGRGGGWEKLAEAMATMAMNGNVNFGGPGFKMRARFDDDFPRGREADGEDGGEGFRGRRGGRRGRMFGQGELRLALLALIAENPSHGYELIKAIEEMTGGGYAPSPGAVYPTLQLLEDEGSITEADAEGSKKPFRVTEQGEAELADRSDEVAELLRRLGRHGERTTTVRSHDVFRAMGNLGSVLKNRARAGKLDEATINEIVDMIDEMAKRIERL, from the coding sequence ATGACATGGAACCGGTATGGCCGCGGTGGCGGCTGGGAAAAGCTCGCCGAGGCAATGGCGACGATGGCGATGAATGGGAACGTCAATTTCGGCGGCCCGGGCTTCAAGATGCGCGCGCGCTTCGACGATGATTTTCCGCGCGGCCGAGAGGCTGATGGCGAAGATGGCGGCGAGGGCTTCCGCGGCCGCCGTGGTGGACGCCGCGGACGGATGTTCGGTCAGGGCGAGCTGCGCCTCGCGCTGCTGGCGCTGATCGCGGAGAATCCCTCGCACGGCTACGAACTCATCAAGGCGATCGAGGAGATGACCGGCGGCGGCTATGCCCCCAGCCCTGGCGCGGTCTATCCGACGCTTCAGCTGCTCGAAGATGAAGGCTCGATCACCGAGGCCGATGCCGAAGGATCGAAAAAGCCGTTCCGCGTGACCGAACAGGGCGAGGCCGAACTCGCGGATCGCAGCGACGAGGTGGCCGAGCTGCTGCGCCGCCTTGGCCGCCACGGCGAACGCACCACCACGGTACGCTCGCACGATGTGTTCCGGGCGATGGGCAACCTGGGCTCGGTGCTCAAGAACCGCGCGCGCGCCGGCAAGCTCGACGAGGCGACCATCAACGAGATCGTCGACATGATCGACGAAATGGCCAAGCGCATCGAGCGGCTGTGA
- a CDS encoding replication-associated recombination protein A, which translates to MTDLFGQDAPEASRDGSAPSADAPLADRLRPTTLAEVVGQEHLTGPEGAIGRMVAAGRLSSMILWGPPGTGKTSIARLLADSVGMRYAAISAVFSGVGDLKQAFAEAEKMAKAGRKTLLFVDEIHRFNRAQQDGFLPFVERGVVTLVGATTENPSFALNAALLSRAQVLVLNRLDDAALAALLARAEALEGSLPLTPEARAALIAQADGDGRFLLGQAETLYAAKLDGALDPAALGQFLQRRVAVYDKDRDGHYNLISALHKSVRGSDPQAALYWLARMLTAGEEPLFLARRLVRMAVEDIGLADPQALPQCMAAMEAYRFLGSPEGELALVQACLYLATAPKSNAAYMAQKAAWKAAKDTGSLAPPANILNAPTKLMKDIGYGAGYTYDHDAADGFSGDNYWPEGMEPEQFYQPVERGFEREVRKRLDYWDKLRKERG; encoded by the coding sequence ATGACTGATCTGTTCGGACAAGACGCCCCAGAGGCTTCCCGCGACGGCTCCGCGCCGTCCGCTGACGCACCCCTCGCCGACCGGCTGCGTCCCACGACGCTTGCCGAGGTGGTGGGGCAGGAGCACCTTACCGGCCCCGAGGGCGCGATCGGGCGGATGGTCGCTGCGGGCCGTTTATCGAGCATGATCCTGTGGGGGCCGCCCGGCACCGGCAAAACCAGCATCGCGCGCCTGCTCGCAGACAGTGTGGGGATGCGTTACGCCGCGATCAGCGCGGTGTTCTCGGGCGTGGGCGACCTCAAGCAGGCCTTTGCCGAGGCCGAAAAGATGGCGAAGGCAGGTCGCAAGACGCTGCTCTTCGTGGACGAGATCCACCGTTTCAACCGCGCCCAGCAGGACGGCTTCCTCCCCTTCGTCGAGCGCGGCGTGGTGACGCTGGTGGGCGCGACCACCGAGAACCCGAGCTTTGCGCTCAATGCCGCGCTCCTCAGCCGCGCGCAGGTGCTGGTGCTGAACCGGCTCGACGATGCCGCATTGGCAGCGCTGCTGGCGAGGGCCGAAGCTCTCGAAGGCTCCCTCCCCCTCACCCCCGAGGCGCGCGCGGCGCTGATCGCGCAGGCCGATGGCGATGGGCGGTTCCTGCTGGGGCAGGCCGAGACGCTCTATGCCGCCAAGCTTGATGGCGCGCTTGATCCCGCTGCACTGGGCCAGTTCCTCCAGCGCCGCGTTGCCGTCTATGACAAGGACCGCGACGGGCATTACAACCTCATCAGCGCGCTCCACAAATCCGTGCGCGGCAGCGATCCGCAGGCGGCGCTCTACTGGCTGGCCCGGATGCTGACGGCGGGCGAGGAGCCGCTGTTCCTTGCCCGGCGACTGGTGCGCATGGCGGTCGAAGACATCGGCCTGGCCGACCCGCAGGCGCTCCCGCAATGCATGGCGGCGATGGAGGCCTACCGCTTCCTTGGCAGCCCCGAGGGGGAGCTGGCGCTGGTGCAGGCCTGCCTCTACCTCGCCACTGCGCCCAAATCGAACGCGGCCTACATGGCGCAGAAGGCGGCATGGAAGGCGGCCAAGGACACAGGCAGCCTCGCCCCGCCCGCCAACATCCTCAACGCCCCGACCAAGCTGATGAAGGACATCGGCTACGGCGCGGGCTACACCTATGATCACGACGCCGCGGACGGCTTTTCGGGCGACAATTACTGGCCCGAAGGCATGGAACCGGAACAATTCTACCAGCCGGTCGAGCGCGGGTTCGAACGCGAGGTGAGAAAGCGGCTCGATTACTGGGACAAGCTGCGAAAGGAGCGCGGATGA
- a CDS encoding MmcQ/YjbR family DNA-binding protein, which yields MTAPLDSWEAARDFALGLPGTELSTSYGKPAVKVAANGRAFLGTGRESDTAFVLHIDVATAEMLMATGPETFWQTPHYEGYGAVLVRYASPDPQRVRDMIRQAHEQAAAMPPVARRKR from the coding sequence ATGACCGCCCCGCTCGACAGCTGGGAGGCCGCGCGCGACTTTGCGCTGGGCTTGCCGGGGACCGAACTGTCGACCAGCTACGGCAAGCCCGCCGTGAAGGTGGCTGCCAACGGCCGCGCTTTCCTCGGCACGGGACGCGAGAGCGACACCGCCTTCGTGCTCCATATCGATGTCGCCACCGCCGAAATGCTGATGGCGACCGGACCGGAGACCTTCTGGCAGACCCCGCATTACGAAGGCTACGGCGCGGTGCTGGTGCGCTATGCCAGCCCCGATCCGCAGCGCGTGAGGGATATGATCCGCCAAGCGCATGAGCAGGCCGCGGCGATGCCTCCCGTGGCCCGGCGCAAGCGATGA
- a CDS encoding acetyl-CoA carboxylase carboxyltransferase subunit alpha, with protein sequence MIQYLPFEKPIEALDRHVAELSAHAEGTEEARMLRERADKLLADTYARLSPWERTLVARHPQRPRFEKLVAGLFSEFLPIAGDRTFGDDQAIIGGFARFEGRKVVVIGHVKGEDTPGRLKHNFGMARPEGYRKAIRLMELADRFGLPVVTLVDTPGAFPGVDAEARGQAEAIARSTEACLALGVPLVAVIIGEGGSGGAVALAAANRVLMFEHAVYSVISPEGCASILWRSASQAANAAEAMRVTAGDLLKLGVIHRIVYEPRGGAHRDPAETVKRLTLALRAELDALCALSPADLRREREEFFLRLG encoded by the coding sequence GTGATCCAGTACCTGCCCTTCGAAAAGCCGATCGAGGCGCTCGACCGCCACGTGGCGGAGCTTTCCGCCCATGCCGAGGGCACCGAGGAGGCGCGGATGCTCCGCGAGCGGGCGGACAAGCTGCTCGCGGACACCTATGCGCGCCTCTCCCCGTGGGAGCGCACGCTGGTCGCGCGCCACCCTCAGCGCCCGCGCTTCGAGAAGCTGGTGGCGGGGCTATTCAGCGAGTTCCTGCCGATCGCGGGCGACCGCACCTTTGGCGACGATCAGGCGATCATCGGCGGCTTTGCGCGCTTCGAGGGGCGCAAGGTGGTGGTGATTGGCCATGTGAAGGGTGAGGACACGCCGGGGCGGCTCAAGCACAATTTCGGCATGGCCCGGCCCGAGGGCTATCGCAAGGCGATCCGGCTGATGGAACTGGCCGACCGCTTCGGCCTCCCAGTGGTGACGCTGGTCGACACCCCCGGCGCCTTCCCCGGCGTCGATGCCGAGGCGCGCGGGCAGGCCGAGGCCATCGCCCGCTCGACCGAGGCCTGCCTCGCGCTGGGCGTCCCGCTGGTCGCGGTGATCATCGGCGAGGGCGGTTCGGGCGGGGCGGTGGCGCTGGCCGCTGCCAACCGGGTGCTGATGTTCGAACACGCGGTCTATTCGGTGATCTCGCCGGAGGGTTGCGCCTCGATCCTGTGGAGGAGCGCGTCGCAGGCCGCGAATGCCGCCGAGGCGATGCGGGTGACCGCAGGCGACCTCCTCAAGCTCGGGGTGATCCACCGCATTGTCTACGAACCGCGCGGCGGGGCGCACCGCGATCCTGCCGAGACGGTGAAGCGTCTGACGCTGGCCCTGCGCGCGGAGCTCGATGCGCTGTGCGCGCTCTCCCCCGCAGACCTGCGCCGCGAGCGGGAGGAGTTCTTTCTCAGGCTTGGCTAA